The genome window GGCGTTGTCGTAGGTGCCGCCGAGCGCCTTGCCGTCGGCGCGCATGGCCTCGACATCGGCGGCGCGGCAGAAGGTGCGGCTGTCGCAGAGTTCGCGGACGAAGGCGCCGTTGGCCATGTTCATCGAGCGCTCCTGCGCGCCGATGGCGGCGTCGGCAAAGTCGATCTGGAAGTCGATGTGCAGGCTTTCGGAGGGCTCGAGGCGGGCCACGGCCTCGCCCTCGCCCTGCCCGCGCCGGACTTCGACCGGCTTGAGCACGCGTATGACGCGGATCGGAGCGTCGAGTTCGCGCAGCCCGGCCCGCAGGATGGCGGCGACAAAGGGCGCGGCGGAGCCGTCGAGAATTGGCACTTCGGGGCCGGAGACCTCGATCAGCGCGTTGTGCACGCCGCAGCCCGCGAGCGCGGCCATGACATGCTCGACCGTCGAGAGGCTCACGCCGTCATCGTTGGTCAGGAGCGTGCAGAGGGGGCTTTCGACCACCGCGTCCCAGCGGGCGGGCAGGAAGGCGTCGCCCTCGACGGAATCGGTGCGACGAAACCAGATCCCC of Oceanicola sp. 502str15 contains these proteins:
- the lpxC gene encoding UDP-3-O-acyl-N-acetylglucosamine deacetylase encodes the protein MQTTLNKSVTLSGVGLHSGRPARITLKPAMADQGIWFRRTDSVEGDAFLPARWDAVVESPLCTLLTNDDGVSLSTVEHVMAALAGCGVHNALIEVSGPEVPILDGSAAPFVAAILRAGLRELDAPIRVIRVLKPVEVRRGQGEGEAVARLEPSESLHIDFQIDFADAAIGAQERSMNMANGAFVRELCDSRTFCRAADVEAMRADGKALGGTYDNAVVVEGEKILSPGGLRHEDEPVRHKMLDALGDLALAGHPILARYTGSRAGHAMTNALLHALFADPEAYEVVTCDAEMARRLPGTGLKSRDLRLVA